CCAATATAAGTTTAATATCTTGCAAATTATCGACAATAAAATCAGCTTTGTCTTGTTTAAAATTAAATCTATCTTCCCTTCTGGCAATTACTGTCAATCCTGCGTTTTTCGCAGATTCAATACCGTAATCTGAATCTTCAATTGCAACTGCATCCTGTGGCCTTACTCCTAAAATCTCACATGTCTTAATGTAAATTTCAGGATTTGGCTTTGATTCTACAAAATCTTCACCACTAATTATCGCATCAAATTCATCTTTAATATCTAATTCATCTAAAACAATGTTAATAGTGTTTTTTGGTGATGAAGATGCTAATGCAAGTTTGAAGTTTTTTCGTTTTAGCTCTTTTAGTAATGGATAGAAACCATCCATTACTATAGAACTGTAGTTTATTTTATCACCTTCGATGTATTTTTTCATCAAACTATATACTTCTTCAGGTTTTCTGTGAAGTTTTGATTCTAAAAATTCATCAGTTTTTTGTTGACTTAAACCAGCAAGAGAAAACAAATTTTCTTCAGATATTTCGACGTCAAAATCTTCAAGTACTTTTTTGAAAAAATCAATATAAACTACTTCGCTATCGATTATTACGCCGTCCATATCAAAAATTACAGCTTTCATTTTCTACCTCTAAGTTTATTGTACCACATTACTGTTATAAAATCTTGGCTGCTCCGCGATAAACTAACCCAGCTATTGGATCAATAGTCAAGATTTCTTGATCTTTGATTTTACTTACAGCATCTTCACATCCTACAATCGTTGGAATTCCCAAATGCAGACCAACTATTGCAGCAGGTGATGTTAGTCCACCTTCTTCTACAATAATTGCAGAAGCTTTTTGAATGTATGGAACGAATTCTCTTTCCAAACTGTACAATACAATTGCATTGCCATCTTCAAATTTAGAAGCCAAATCTTCTACTCCTTTGGCAACTCTTGCTTTTGCAGTGACAGATTTTTTACCAATTCCTGTTCCTTCAATCAAAATATCTCCAATTGTGTGAACTTTTAATAAGTTTGTAGTTCCAGAAACTCCAACCGGAAGTCCCGCAGTAATTATAATTAAATCTCCTTCGTGAACCAAATCTTTTTTAATTCCTGCAGAAATAGATCTATCGATTACTTCATCAGTATTTTCGCTCAATTCACTAAGAACTGGATGAACCCCCCAAATCAAGGATAGTTTTCTCATTACTCCTTCTGATGTAGTTGCTGCAACTATTGGAGATAATGGACGATATTTCGAAACATTTCTAGCTGTTGAACCAGAAGTTGTAGCAACTACAATTGCATTTGCTCCAAGTTGTTCACTAATACTTCTAGTTGCAATACTTATTGCATTCGTAGTTGTAATGTCCAACCATTTCAATCTTTTGTTTGCAGCTTCTTTAAATTCTTCAGAATTTTCAGTATTAATTGCTATATCGTTCATTACTTTTACAGCATTTACTGGATAATTCCCTGCTGCTGTCTCTCCAGAAAGCATAACCGCATCGCTACCGTCCAAAATAGCATTCGCTACATCTGTAACTTCTGCCCTTGTTGGTCTTGGATTTCTAATCATAGAGTCCAACATTTGTGTAGCAGTAATAACTGGTTTTCCAGCTAATGAAGTTTTCTTGATTATTTCTTTTTGAACTATAGGCATGATTTCAGTTTGGATTTCTACGCCTAAATCTCCTCTTGCAACCATTATTCCGTCAGAAGTGTTGATTATTTCGTCCAAATTATCCACGCCTTCTTGTGATTCAATTTTAGAAATTATTTTTATGTCGTTTCCGTTATTTTCTTCTAAAATTTTTCTTATATCTAATACGTCTTGTGATTTTCTGATAAAAGATGCAGCTATATAATCAATTCCATTTTCAATTTCAAATTTTATATCTGAAATATCTTTTTCAGTGATTGCTGGTAATTTTACTTTTGAATTAGGAATATTGACTCCTTTTTTGCTCTTCAAAATACCGTAGTTGTTGACTTTGCAAATCACATCTGTATCTTTGATTTCTACAACTTCTAATTCAACTAATCCATCATCTATCAATACTTTTTTCCCGATATCCAAATCATCTGGAAGTCCTTTGTAGCTCACAGAGCAGATATTTTGATCTCCAGTTACATCTCTTGTAGTTAATGTGAATTGATCACCAATTGAAAGTTGAACTTGATCAACTCCAAAATCTCCCAATCTAATTTCGGGACCTTTTGTATCCAACATTATAGCTATTGGCATATCCAAT
This Finegoldia magna ATCC 53516 DNA region includes the following protein-coding sequences:
- a CDS encoding HAD family hydrolase, translated to MKAVIFDMDGVIIDSEVVYIDFFKKVLEDFDVEISEENLFSLAGLSQQKTDEFLESKLHRKPEEVYSLMKKYIEGDKINYSSIVMDGFYPLLKELKRKNFKLALASSSPKNTINIVLDELDIKDEFDAIISGEDFVESKPNPEIYIKTCEILGVRPQDAVAIEDSDYGIESAKNAGLTVIARREDRFNFKQDKADFIVDNLQDIKLILEKFEKEKNGVYKIKRKSKEFVKAMFFIDRDSFNDDIEDCDIYCLYRNDKMKSAIIKKHDKIIYKNVESDLDYKLILEEIENKEIDEIR
- the pyk gene encoding pyruvate kinase gives rise to the protein MLKKTKIVCTIGPASDSVETLKTLMQSGMNVCRLNFSHGSHEEHLQRIKNIKQAREELDMPIAIMLDTKGPEIRLGDFGVDQVQLSIGDQFTLTTRDVTGDQNICSVSYKGLPDDLDIGKKVLIDDGLVELEVVEIKDTDVICKVNNYGILKSKKGVNIPNSKVKLPAITEKDISDIKFEIENGIDYIAASFIRKSQDVLDIRKILEENNGNDIKIISKIESQEGVDNLDEIINTSDGIMVARGDLGVEIQTEIMPIVQKEIIKKTSLAGKPVITATQMLDSMIRNPRPTRAEVTDVANAILDGSDAVMLSGETAAGNYPVNAVKVMNDIAINTENSEEFKEAANKRLKWLDITTTNAISIATRSISEQLGANAIVVATTSGSTARNVSKYRPLSPIVAATTSEGVMRKLSLIWGVHPVLSELSENTDEVIDRSISAGIKKDLVHEGDLIIITAGLPVGVSGTTNLLKVHTIGDILIEGTGIGKKSVTAKARVAKGVEDLASKFEDGNAIVLYSLEREFVPYIQKASAIIVEEGGLTSPAAIVGLHLGIPTIVGCEDAVSKIKDQEILTIDPIAGLVYRGAAKIL